Proteins found in one Panicum hallii strain FIL2 chromosome 4, PHallii_v3.1, whole genome shotgun sequence genomic segment:
- the LOC112889330 gene encoding uncharacterized protein LOC112889330 isoform X1, whose amino-acid sequence MADVTDIGWQLVSAAASAINVADTCHHRASKLDDLMSKLEEELATAKAELAEKTSQLAATKVDRDFALKTLDQLKVQADALKKENTVLLDKHEELRIKARADELGAQRAEEAKNQLLRQLGEANQNTARVTRELAGLVSEDYKRRQAEGEVTLTQLGDAVRRVATKLELANSDSKEPLALLGEFPASIDTFAKKKKTEGCQLALAASSSHYPLADFSRVATGFASTMTQEAAEELWFRMEDPAKLLAEKLDVEESDSE is encoded by the exons ATGGCCGACGTGACCGATATCGGATGG CAACTtgtcagcgccgccgcctctgctatCAACGTCGCCGACACCTGCCACCACCGAGCCAGTAAGCTCGACGATCTCA TGTCCAAGTTGGAGGAAGAGTTGGCGACGGCCAAGGCTGAGCTTGCTGAGAAGACTTCTCAGCTTGCCGCCACCAAGGTCGACCGCGACTTCGCCTTGAAAACCTTGGACCAGCTCAAGGTGCAGGCCGACGCCCTGAAGAAGGAGAACACCGTGCTCCTCGACAAGCACGAAGAACTCCGGATCAAGGCTCGGGCTGACGAACTCGGCGCCCAGCGTGCCGAGGAGGCGAAGAACCAGCTTCTCCGACAGCTGGGTGAGGCCAACCAGAACACGGCCAGGGTGACCCGAGAGCTGGCCG GTCTTGTTTCTGAAGACTACAAGAGGAGGCAGGCTGAGGGTGAGGTGACCCTAACTCAACTCGGCGACGCCGTGCGCAGAGTGGCCACCAAGCTCGAGCTCGCCAATTCCGACTCGAAGGAACCTCTGGCCCTCCTTGGCGAGTTCCCCGCTTCGATCGACACCTTcgccaagaagaagaagaccgaAGGGTGCCAACTGGCCTTGGCGGCGTCGTCGTCGCACTACCCCTTGGCGGACTTCAGCCGGGTGGCCACCGGCTTCGCCAGCACGATGACCCAGGAAGCCGCCGAGGAGTTGTGGTTCCGGATGGAGGACCCTGCAAAGCTGTTGGCCGAGAAGCTGGATGTAGAGGAGTCAGACAGTGAATAA
- the LOC112889330 gene encoding uncharacterized protein LOC112889330 isoform X3, which translates to MADVTDIGWQLVSAAASAINVADTCHHRAMSKLEEELATAKAELAEKTSQLAATKVDRDFALKTLDQLKVQADALKKENTVLLDKHEELRIKARADELGAQRAEEAKNQLLRQLGEANQNTARVTRELAGLVSEDYKRRQAEGEVTLTQLGDAVRRVATKLELANSDSKEPLALLGEFPASIDTFAKKKKTEGCQLALAASSSHYPLADFSRVATGFASTMTQEAAEELWFRMEDPAKLLAEKLDVEESDSE; encoded by the exons ATGGCCGACGTGACCGATATCGGATGG CAACTtgtcagcgccgccgcctctgctatCAACGTCGCCGACACCTGCCACCACCGAGCCA TGTCCAAGTTGGAGGAAGAGTTGGCGACGGCCAAGGCTGAGCTTGCTGAGAAGACTTCTCAGCTTGCCGCCACCAAGGTCGACCGCGACTTCGCCTTGAAAACCTTGGACCAGCTCAAGGTGCAGGCCGACGCCCTGAAGAAGGAGAACACCGTGCTCCTCGACAAGCACGAAGAACTCCGGATCAAGGCTCGGGCTGACGAACTCGGCGCCCAGCGTGCCGAGGAGGCGAAGAACCAGCTTCTCCGACAGCTGGGTGAGGCCAACCAGAACACGGCCAGGGTGACCCGAGAGCTGGCCG GTCTTGTTTCTGAAGACTACAAGAGGAGGCAGGCTGAGGGTGAGGTGACCCTAACTCAACTCGGCGACGCCGTGCGCAGAGTGGCCACCAAGCTCGAGCTCGCCAATTCCGACTCGAAGGAACCTCTGGCCCTCCTTGGCGAGTTCCCCGCTTCGATCGACACCTTcgccaagaagaagaagaccgaAGGGTGCCAACTGGCCTTGGCGGCGTCGTCGTCGCACTACCCCTTGGCGGACTTCAGCCGGGTGGCCACCGGCTTCGCCAGCACGATGACCCAGGAAGCCGCCGAGGAGTTGTGGTTCCGGATGGAGGACCCTGCAAAGCTGTTGGCCGAGAAGCTGGATGTAGAGGAGTCAGACAGTGAATAA
- the LOC112889330 gene encoding uncharacterized protein LOC112889330 isoform X2, whose protein sequence is MADVTDIGWQLVSAAASAINVADTCHHRASKLDDLMSKLEEELATAKAELAEKTSQLAATKVDRDFALKTLDQLKVQADALKKENTVLLDKHEELRIKARADELGAQRAEEAKNQLLRQLGEANQNTARVTRELADYKRRQAEGEVTLTQLGDAVRRVATKLELANSDSKEPLALLGEFPASIDTFAKKKKTEGCQLALAASSSHYPLADFSRVATGFASTMTQEAAEELWFRMEDPAKLLAEKLDVEESDSE, encoded by the exons ATGGCCGACGTGACCGATATCGGATGG CAACTtgtcagcgccgccgcctctgctatCAACGTCGCCGACACCTGCCACCACCGAGCCAGTAAGCTCGACGATCTCA TGTCCAAGTTGGAGGAAGAGTTGGCGACGGCCAAGGCTGAGCTTGCTGAGAAGACTTCTCAGCTTGCCGCCACCAAGGTCGACCGCGACTTCGCCTTGAAAACCTTGGACCAGCTCAAGGTGCAGGCCGACGCCCTGAAGAAGGAGAACACCGTGCTCCTCGACAAGCACGAAGAACTCCGGATCAAGGCTCGGGCTGACGAACTCGGCGCCCAGCGTGCCGAGGAGGCGAAGAACCAGCTTCTCCGACAGCTGGGTGAGGCCAACCAGAACACGGCCAGGGTGACCCGAGAGCTGGCCG ACTACAAGAGGAGGCAGGCTGAGGGTGAGGTGACCCTAACTCAACTCGGCGACGCCGTGCGCAGAGTGGCCACCAAGCTCGAGCTCGCCAATTCCGACTCGAAGGAACCTCTGGCCCTCCTTGGCGAGTTCCCCGCTTCGATCGACACCTTcgccaagaagaagaagaccgaAGGGTGCCAACTGGCCTTGGCGGCGTCGTCGTCGCACTACCCCTTGGCGGACTTCAGCCGGGTGGCCACCGGCTTCGCCAGCACGATGACCCAGGAAGCCGCCGAGGAGTTGTGGTTCCGGATGGAGGACCCTGCAAAGCTGTTGGCCGAGAAGCTGGATGTAGAGGAGTCAGACAGTGAATAA
- the LOC112889332 gene encoding uncharacterized protein LOC112889332 → MTALFQNFGDWPEGCQLEGYSASNPRTSADAVPRPPSTTEVAPRVTRARSLRPRTAASESSAPNPAAEGGQGASRRAPSPTDQSATQVQADPEDQLTLAARRAIAEGKRPAPDSSRADVCLQSPTGSGEPVRRKKRRYAIGNQPPVTVDAAVLAGAVPASNKLTQAAAEQVASGAPAGSTPHAES, encoded by the exons ATGACGGCGCTCTTCCAGAACTTCGGCGACTGGCCGGAGGGATGCCAACTGGAGGGGTACTCGGCCTCCAATCCACGTACTTCG GCTGACGCCGTCCCTCGTCCTCCATCAACAACTGAAGTGGCGCCCAGGGTGACTCGGGCACGGTCCCTCCGCCCGAGGACTGCGGCGTCCGAGTCTTCAGCCCCCAACCCCGCTGCCGAAGGGGGTCAAGGGGCCAGCCGGCGGGCTCCATCACCGACTGACCAGTCGGCAACCCAGGTGCAGGCTGATCCCGAAGATCAGCTGACCCTGGCCGCCCGCCGGGCCATCGCCGAGGGGAAAAGGCCAGCCCCCGACTCCTCGCGGGCTGACGTCTGCCTCCAGTCGCCGACTGGTTCCGGGGAGCCAGTCAGGCGCAAGAAGCGTCGTTACGCCATCGGCAACCA GCCCCCCGTCACAGTTGACGCCGCGGTCCTTGCGGGAGCGGTGCCGGCTTCCAACAAGCTGACTCAGGCGGCCGCGGAGCAGGTGGCTTCGGGCGCTCCTGCCGGGTCCACGCCCCACGCCGAGTCATGA